The Dioscorea cayenensis subsp. rotundata cultivar TDr96_F1 chromosome 7, TDr96_F1_v2_PseudoChromosome.rev07_lg8_w22 25.fasta, whole genome shotgun sequence genome includes a region encoding these proteins:
- the LOC120264711 gene encoding major strawberry allergen Fra a 1-3-like gives MHAASKAPFSYVKEKVDVLDHENMVYKYSAVEGGLLGVRFNSCSFEIKFAPHEGGTIGKLTCHYDTTDNTPVGEEEKGQILEGLLGMLNAVEAYLVANPTAFA, from the coding sequence atgcatgcagctTCCAAGGCTCCATTCAGCTACGTGAAAGAGAAGGTGGATGTATTGGACCATGAGAACATGGTGTACAAATACAGTGCTGTAGAAGGTGGTCTTCTTGGTGTAAGATTCAACTCATGCTCATTTGAAATCAAGTTTGCACCTCATGAAGGTGGCACCATTGGAAAGCTCACTTGTCACTATGACACCACTGATAACACTCCTGTTGGCGAGGAAGAAAAGGGTCAAATTTTGGAAGGCCTCTTGGGAATGCTGAATGCTGTTGAGGCTTACTTAGTTGCAAACCCTACTGCTTTTGCTTAA